GCCCCGACTCGGGCCGCCTTTTTGACCGGTCGCTTCGCTTTCCGCACCTGGAGCGACTGGCGGTCGGAGGATTTCGGCAAACCAAGCTATCTCAAAAATCTTGGGCTGACCTTGGAGCGAAACTCCGAAGGTGACGAAACGAGAAGAATCCATGGGCTGGATACGGAAGAGCGCACAATCGCCGAAGCTCTCAAAGAAGCTGGCTACTTCACCGGACTGATCGGCAAGTGGCATTGTGGCGAGTGGCTACCCGAGCATCTTCCCCTGGGTCAAGGGTTCATGCATCAGTATGGGCACTACGGCTGGGGAATTGACTACAACAATTACACCATTCCCCACAATGCTCCTGCCCGCTATGCAGTCTACGACTGGCACCGGAACCAGGAGCCGCTCTACGAGGATGGCTACACCACCGATCTTTTCGCCAACGAAACCGTACGGCTGATCGCCGAGCACAAGGATGGCAAGCATGGCAAAAAACCCTTTTTCTTCTATGTGGCCTTTAATGCCATTCATGGTCCCTTGGAGGAAATTCCCCGCTACACCGAAAAATACGAGAAACGTTATGCTGCTCTAAAGTGCCTGGATGACGCGATTGGACGTATAATTGGGGCGCTAGATCAATATGGCTACAGACATAATACTCTGGTTATTTTCGCCAATGACAATGGCGGCCTACGCGAGGAAATGAACGCTCCGTACAAAGGTACCAAAAACACAAACTACGAAGGCGGAGTTCGCGTTCCTTGTGTTATGAGTTGGCCCGGAATACTCAAACCCAATACTAGCAATGACGGCATGATGCACATTGTTGATTTGTATAATACTTTTATTAACCTTGCCGGAGGGAATCTGAAGCAGGAACGCAAGGTCGATGGTATGGACATGACCGATATGTTGTTTGCTGGAAAAGCTAGTCCCAGAGACGAGATTATTTTCGAAGTATCCGGTAGCGTCAGGCTTCCGGCAATCCGAAAGGGCGACTACAAGCTCGTCGGCAAAGAGCTTTACAATATCGCGGTCGACCCTAGCGAGAGCGAAAACATCGCCAGTAAATATCCGCAGATCGTCGAACGCCTTTCCCAACGGGTCGCCGAAGCGGGAACCGAACGTCCCCCCATGCCCGATGTTTCCCGCCTCATGTCCCCGGCACTCCCTTGGGTCTACGGGCAACAGGAAAACGCCAACGCCCCAGAATGGGTTAAAGAGGAAGTCCGCAAAGTTCGAGCCACCCAGCCGAAGGAATGGGCCCCGGGGACGACTCCTTGGCCGCAAGCGCCAATCGACGGGAAGATCATCTATACA
This genomic window from Verrucomicrobiota bacterium contains:
- a CDS encoding arylsulfatase; amino-acid sequence: MSLKMLNKLVLVSLTIVEMGYISTAATHDGSQPNIVFMLADDMGWNEVGFNGLDPEITPHIDRLRDEGTSLTQFYVHAVCAPTRAAFLTGRFAFRTWSDWRSEDFGKPSYLKNLGLTLERNSEGDETRRIHGLDTEERTIAEALKEAGYFTGLIGKWHCGEWLPEHLPLGQGFMHQYGHYGWGIDYNNYTIPHNAPARYAVYDWHRNQEPLYEDGYTTDLFANETVRLIAEHKDGKHGKKPFFFYVAFNAIHGPLEEIPRYTEKYEKRYAALKCLDDAIGRIIGALDQYGYRHNTLVIFANDNGGLREEMNAPYKGTKNTNYEGGVRVPCVMSWPGILKPNTSNDGMMHIVDLYNTFINLAGGNLKQERKVDGMDMTDMLFAGKASPRDEIIFEVSGSVRLPAIRKGDYKLVGKELYNIAVDPSESENIASKYPQIVERLSQRVAEAGTERPPMPDVSRLMSPALPWVYGQQENANAPEWVKEEVRKVRATQPKEWAPGTTPWPQAPIDGKIIYTGDGR